The Longimicrobiaceae bacterium genome has a segment encoding these proteins:
- a CDS encoding anhydro-N-acetylmuramic acid kinase yields the protein MLIIGLMSGTSLDGVTAALVQLQGEEVVALEWRMMGWCTVPYSDERRKMIHDAIVAGSAATLCGLHTLLGEWLAEAAIRVCEETGVALSQVDLIGSHGQTIWHDPPREGRRGSTLQLGDPATIAERTGCPVVADFRSRDMAAGGHGAPLVPWVDQVLFALPDAARALQNLGGIGNVSWVPPRGSSEPVFAFDTGPANALIDAAVHLATDGRLAYDQDGQLAAKGVVDERLLGELLRHPFFALEPPRSTGRETFGLPFVQRLVEATAPEGDQDWLDLLATLTELTARSIADAYRRWVLPRGIREVVVTGGGAHNRTLMGRLRELLAPVPVLGGEALGVDPEAKEALAFAVLAWAHVHGVPANAPAATGAEGPRVLGSFTPGAADRPRR from the coding sequence ATGCTGATTATCGGCCTGATGTCGGGAACCTCTCTCGATGGAGTGACCGCCGCGCTGGTGCAGCTCCAGGGAGAGGAGGTGGTGGCGCTGGAGTGGCGGATGATGGGGTGGTGCACGGTACCCTACAGCGACGAACGGCGGAAGATGATCCACGACGCGATCGTCGCGGGAAGCGCCGCCACTCTCTGCGGCCTTCATACGTTATTGGGGGAGTGGCTGGCCGAGGCGGCGATACGGGTCTGTGAGGAAACGGGGGTTGCGCTATCGCAGGTGGACCTGATCGGCTCGCACGGGCAGACCATCTGGCACGACCCCCCGCGGGAGGGCCGGCGCGGCTCGACGCTGCAGCTCGGGGATCCGGCCACCATCGCCGAGCGGACAGGGTGTCCGGTGGTCGCCGACTTCCGCTCACGTGACATGGCCGCCGGCGGACACGGGGCCCCGCTGGTCCCCTGGGTGGACCAGGTGCTCTTCGCCCTTCCCGATGCCGCTCGCGCACTGCAGAATCTAGGAGGGATCGGCAATGTGAGCTGGGTCCCTCCTCGAGGTTCTTCGGAGCCGGTCTTCGCCTTCGACACGGGCCCCGCCAACGCCCTCATCGATGCCGCCGTACACCTGGCCACGGACGGGCGATTGGCCTACGATCAGGATGGTCAGCTTGCGGCGAAGGGCGTGGTGGACGAGAGGTTGCTCGGCGAGCTCCTGCGGCACCCCTTCTTCGCGCTCGAGCCGCCGCGCTCCACCGGTCGAGAGACCTTCGGTCTGCCCTTCGTGCAACGGCTCGTGGAGGCGACGGCTCCCGAAGGTGACCAGGACTGGCTGGATCTCCTTGCCACCCTGACGGAGCTTACGGCTCGCTCCATCGCCGACGCTTACCGGCGGTGGGTGCTGCCCCGGGGCATTCGAGAGGTGGTGGTGACGGGGGGAGGAGCCCACAACCGGACTTTGATGGGACGCTTGCGGGAGCTGCTCGCTCCTGTGCCGGTGCTCGGTGGAGAGGCGCTGGGAGTGGATCCCGAAGCCAAGGAGGCGCTGGCGTTCGCGGTGCTCGCCTGGGCACACGTGCATGGCGTGCCGGCAAATGCGCCTGCCGCGACGGGAGCTGAGGGACCGCGTGTCCTCGGGAGCTTCACGCCCGGGGCAGCCGACCGACCCAGGAGGTGA